The following proteins are encoded in a genomic region of Pagrus major chromosome 16, Pma_NU_1.0:
- the ghsra gene encoding growth hormone secretagogue receptor a — MPSWPNLSECLSHNCSWEETHNATRKVDLGLPPLNYYSIPLLTAITIACTLLFLVGVAGNVMTILVVSKYRDMRTTTNLYLCSMAVSDLLIFLCMPLDLYRMWRYRPWRFGDALCKLFQFVSESCTYSTILSITALSVERYLAICFPLRAKALVTKRRVRGLILLLWTVSLMSAGPVFVMVGVERDSMWPGNLSWAVNETGFFPEEGDTRECKMTHYAVESGLMGAMVWLSSVFFFMPVFCLTVLYSLIGRRLWQRHRETNINSRVAHREKSNRQTIKMLVVVVLAFVLCWLPFHVGRYLQFRSLDAPSPLLSLLSEYCSLVSVVLFYLSAAINPILYNIMSWKYRGAAARLFGLTDSQPPRGRTASTVKGDGSNGWTESTISF; from the exons ATGCCCTCTTGGCCAAATCTCTCGGAGTGCCTCTCCCATAactgcagctgggaggagacccACAACGCCACAAGGAAAGTTGACCTCGGCCTGCCTCCTCTCAATTACTACTCAATTCCTCTCCTCACAGCCATCACCATCGCCTGCACGCTGCTGTTTCTGGTCGGGGTGGCCGGTAATGTCATGACCATTTTGGTGGTCAGTAAATACCGGGACATGCGCACAACCACCAACCTGTACCTGTGCAGCATGGCCGTATCCGACCTGCTCATCTTCCTCTGTATGCCGCTGGACCTCTACCGTATGTGGAGGTACAGGCCCTGGCGGTTTGGGGACGCGCTCTGCAAGCTCTTTCAGTTCGTGTCAGAGTCATGCACTTACTCCACCATCCTCAGCATCACTGCGTTATCAGTGGAGAGATACCTGGCGATCTGTTTCCCGCTGCGTGCCAAAGCCTTAGTTACCAAAAGACGGGTGCGCGGCCTCATTCTTCTACTCTGGACAGTGTCTCTAATGAGCGCCGGACCTGTGTTTGTCATGGTTGGAGTGGAGCGTGACAGCATGTGGCCAGGAAATCTCAGTTGGGCAGTGAATGAGACTGGGTTCTTCCCGGAGGAAGGGGACACCCGGGAGTGTAAAATGACCCATTACGCAGTGGAGTCAGGCCTGATGGGGGCCATGGTGTGGCTGAGCTCTGTGTTCTTCTTCATGCCGGTGTTCTGTCTCACAGTGCTCTACAGCCTCATAGGTCGGCGGCTGTGgcaaagacacagagaaacGAACATAAACTCCCGTGTGGCGCATCGGGAAAAAAGCAACAGACAGACCATCAAGATGTTGG tggTTGTGGTGTTGGCCTTTGTCCTGTGCTGGCTGCCGTTCCACGTAGGACGCTACCTACAGTTCCGTTCTCTGGACGCTCCATCCCCGCTGCTGTCTCTTTTGTCCGAGTACTGCAGCTTAGTGTCTGTAGTTCTCTTCTACCTGAGCGCCGCCATCAACCCCATCCTCTACAACATCATGTCCTGGAAATACCGGGGCGCAGCGGCGCGGCTCTTCGGCCTGACCGACAGCCAGCCGCCTCGAGGCCGCACAGCCAGCACCGTGAAGGGAGACGGCTCGAACGGCTGGACGGAATCCACAATCAGCTTCTAA